One Eriocheir sinensis breed Jianghai 21 chromosome 32, ASM2467909v1, whole genome shotgun sequence genomic region harbors:
- the LOC127006182 gene encoding uncharacterized protein LOC127006182 isoform X9, translating into MIRSAASRACRAWAAASTKANITTTTTGSSTIGTNVERRERFPHSAKSTSSRPAGDEGLKWRFPADDRTQAMVAAVESGYCMHTIFTFNSKAPITPDLMEEALVHLYGKIESLRLCFRQRDGQLWVADMPRQKLDFQVVNNADLEHEHSELHKVKFDLNNGPLWNARLMPCPPDAPCPLPEVKAAYPHQCHLLMHVSHAANDGIVLLLMSELLSQIIDSLLEGSPVDTRPVGELRDGVEAREEENRIREELERDPERLMVAMRKHLASKHLPLLMEAYGVPNEANSTTTYLEPVLLDKQTMEKITAKARATGTTLNACFTAALNVSMMEVAREGGLERDVYSISTRIPVDSRRFMKSCMNLPLGCHAMPFTQCTSTPRDVKKNFWQYVQHLDTELRGKIKRNYMCEQKVLEALLRPEGFTHEVKFGGLHIPDYDYLFSNLYSPTITHQRGVGKNVQITAAGVYNSFHTGNTGIGQGVFSFRDHVRFVFAYSTGVLNRRVGERLLEKNVSVLHDVSNMVE; encoded by the exons ATGATTCGCTCAGCGGCGTCCAGGGCGTGCCGGGCGTGGGCCGCAGCCTCCACTAaggccaacatcaccaccaccaccacagggtcGTCCACCATCGGCACCAACGTGGAACGGCGGGAACGATTCCCCCACTCGGCCAAGTCCACCTCCAGCAGGCCGGCAGG AGACGAGGGTCTCAAATGGAGGTTCCCCGCGGACGATAGGACACAGGCCATGGTGGCGGCTGTGGAGAGCGGCTATTGTATGCACACCATCTTCACCTTCAACTCCAAGGCGCCCATCACCCCTGACCTGATGGAGGAAGCGCTCGTCCACCTCTACGG CAAGATCGAGTCACTCAGACTTTGCTTCCGGCAGCGGGACGGGCAGCTGTGGGTCGCCGACATGCCGCGACAAAAACTAGATTTTCAG GTGGTGAACAACGCGGACTTGGAGCACGAACACTCTGAACTCCATAAAGTAAAATTTGACCTCAACAATGGGCCGCTGTGGAATGCTCGGCTCATGCCATGTCCTCCAGATGCTCCCTGTCCTCTCCCTGAAGTGAAGGCAGCATATCCTCATCAGTGTCACCTCCTGATGCACGTCAGTCATGCTGCTAACGACGGAATAGTCTTACTACTGATGTCGGAGCTGCTGTCCCAAATCATCGACAGCCTCCTCGAGGGGTCACCCGTGGACACCAGGCCTGTCGGGGAGCTCCGTGACGGCGTGGAGgccagagaggaggaaaacaggattaGGGAAGAACTGGAAAGGGATCCTGAGAGGCTTATGGTGGCCATGAGAAAACATCTAGCGAGCAAACATCTTCCTCTGCTCATGGAAGCTTATGGTGTCCCGAACGAAGCAAACTCAACTACGACGTATTTGGAGCCGGTGCTCCTCGACAAGCAGACAATGGAGAAGATCACTGCCAAGGCTCGCGCCACTGGCACCACCCTCAACGCCTGCTTCACTGCTGCCTTGAACGTGTCCATGATGGAGGTGGCGCGCGAGGGGGGTTTGGAAAGAGACGTCTACAGTATTTCCACACGGATTCCCGTCGATTCCCGCCGATTCATGAAGAGCTGTATGAACCTTCCCCTTGGCTGCCATGCCATGCCCTTCACGCAGTGCACCTCAACCCCACGCGATGTGAAGAAAAACTTCTGGCAATATGTGCAGCACCTTGACACCGAACTCCGCGGGAAGATTAAAAGGAACTACATGTGTGAACAGAAGGTGCTGGAGGCGCTGCTCAGGCCGGAGGGATTTACGCACGAGGTTAAGTTTGGTGGTCTACATATCCCTGACTATGACTATCTTTTCTCAAACCTCTACTCTCCCACTATCACTCACCAGCGAGGCGTTGGCAAGAATGTTCAAATAACAGCGGCGGGTGTTTACAACAGCTTTCATACAGGGAACACTGGTATTGGACAAGGTGTATTCTCCTTTAGGGACCATGTCCGTTTTGTGTTCGCTTACTCCACAGGAGTCTTGAACAGGAGAGTAGGTGAAAGATTGCTCGAGAAAAACGTCTCTGTGCTCCATGATGTCTCCAATATGGTGGAGTAA
- the LOC127006182 gene encoding uncharacterized protein LOC127006182 isoform X4, whose protein sequence is MTMIRSAASRAWRAWAAASTKANITTTTTGTSTIGINVDRRERLADSEKSTSSRSAVDEGLKWRFPADDRTQAMVAAVESGYCMHTIFTFNSKAPITPDLMEEALVHLYGKIESLRLCFRQRDGQLWVADMPRQKLDFQVVNNADLEHEHSELHKVKFDLNNGPLWNARLMPCPPDAPCPLPEVKAAYPHQCHLLMHVSHAANDGIVLLLMSELLSQIIDSLLEGSPVDTRPVGELRDGVEAREEENRIREELERDPERLMVAMRKHLASKHLPLLMEAYGVPNEANSTTTYLEPVLLDKQTMEKITAKARATGTTLNACFTAALNVSMMEVAREGGLERDVYSISTRIPVDSRRFMKSCMNLPLGCHAMPFTQCTSTPRDVKKNFWQYVQHLDTELRGKIKRNYMCEQKVLEALLRPEGFTHEVKFGGLHIPDYDYLFSNLYSPTITHQRGVGKNVQITAAGVYNSFHTGNTGIGQGVFSFRDHVRFVFAYSTGVLNRRVGERLLEKNVSVLHDVSNMVE, encoded by the exons ATG ACCATGATTCGCTCAGCGGCGTCCAGGGCGTGGCGGGCGTGGGCCGCAGCCTCCACTAaggccaacatcaccaccaccaccaccgggacTTCCACCATCGGCATCAACGTGGATCGGCGGGAACGATTAGCCGACTCTGAAAAGTCCACCTCCAGCAGGTCGGCAGT AGACGAGGGTCTCAAATGGAGGTTCCCCGCGGACGATAGGACACAGGCCATGGTGGCGGCTGTGGAGAGCGGCTATTGTATGCACACCATCTTCACCTTCAACTCCAAGGCGCCCATCACCCCTGACCTGATGGAGGAAGCGCTCGTCCACCTCTACGG CAAGATCGAGTCACTCAGACTTTGCTTCCGGCAGCGGGACGGGCAGCTGTGGGTCGCCGACATGCCGCGACAAAAACTAGATTTTCAG GTGGTGAACAACGCGGACTTGGAGCACGAACACTCTGAACTCCATAAAGTAAAATTTGACCTCAACAATGGGCCGCTGTGGAATGCTCGGCTCATGCCATGTCCTCCAGATGCTCCCTGTCCTCTCCCTGAAGTGAAGGCAGCATATCCTCATCAGTGTCACCTCCTGATGCACGTCAGTCATGCTGCTAACGACGGAATAGTCTTACTACTGATGTCGGAGCTGCTGTCCCAAATCATCGACAGCCTCCTCGAGGGGTCACCCGTGGACACCAGGCCTGTCGGGGAGCTCCGTGACGGCGTGGAGgccagagaggaggaaaacaggattaGGGAAGAACTGGAAAGGGATCCTGAGAGGCTTATGGTGGCCATGAGAAAACATCTAGCGAGCAAACATCTTCCTCTGCTCATGGAAGCTTATGGTGTCCCGAACGAAGCAAACTCAACTACGACGTATTTGGAGCCGGTGCTCCTCGACAAGCAGACAATGGAGAAGATCACTGCCAAGGCTCGCGCCACTGGCACCACCCTCAACGCCTGCTTCACTGCTGCCTTGAACGTGTCCATGATGGAGGTGGCGCGCGAGGGGGGTTTGGAAAGAGACGTCTACAGTATTTCCACACGGATTCCCGTCGATTCCCGCCGATTCATGAAGAGCTGTATGAACCTTCCCCTTGGCTGCCATGCCATGCCCTTCACGCAGTGCACCTCAACCCCACGCGATGTGAAGAAAAACTTCTGGCAATATGTGCAGCACCTTGACACCGAACTCCGCGGGAAGATTAAAAGGAACTACATGTGTGAACAGAAGGTGCTGGAGGCGCTGCTCAGGCCGGAGGGATTTACGCACGAGGTTAAGTTTGGTGGTCTACATATCCCTGACTATGACTATCTTTTCTCAAACCTCTACTCTCCCACTATCACTCACCAGCGAGGCGTTGGCAAGAATGTTCAAATAACAGCGGCGGGTGTTTACAACAGCTTTCATACAGGGAACACTGGTATTGGACAAGGTGTATTCTCCTTTAGGGACCATGTCCGTTTTGTGTTCGCTTACTCCACAGGAGTCTTGAACAGGAGAGTAGGTGAAAGATTGCTCGAGAAAAACGTCTCTGTGCTCCATGATGTCTCCAATATGGTGGAGTAA
- the LOC127006182 gene encoding uncharacterized protein LOC127006182 isoform X7 produces the protein MIRSAASRAWRAWAAASTKANITTTTTGTSTIGINVDRRERLADSEKSTSSRSAVDEGLKWRFPADDRTQAMVAAVESGYCMHTIFTFNSKAPITPDLMEEALVHLYGKIESLRLCFRQRDGQLWVADMPRQKLDFQVVNNADLEHEHSELHKVKFDLNNGPLWNARLMPCPPDAPCPLPEVKAAYPHQCHLLMHVSHAANDGIVLLLMSELLSQIIDSLLEGSPVDTRPVGELRDGVEAREEENRIREELERDPERLMVAMRKHLASKHLPLLMEAYGVPNEANSTTTYLEPVLLDKQTMEKITAKARATGTTLNACFTAALNVSMMEVAREGGLERDVYSISTRIPVDSRRFMKSCMNLPLGCHAMPFTQCTSTPRDVKKNFWQYVQHLDTELRGKIKRNYMCEQKVLEALLRPEGFTHEVKFGGLHIPDYDYLFSNLYSPTITHQRGVGKNVQITAAGVYNSFHTGNTGIGQGVFSFRDHVRFVFAYSTGVLNRRVGERLLEKNVSVLHDVSNMVE, from the exons ATGATTCGCTCAGCGGCGTCCAGGGCGTGGCGGGCGTGGGCCGCAGCCTCCACTAaggccaacatcaccaccaccaccaccgggacTTCCACCATCGGCATCAACGTGGATCGGCGGGAACGATTAGCCGACTCTGAAAAGTCCACCTCCAGCAGGTCGGCAGT AGACGAGGGTCTCAAATGGAGGTTCCCCGCGGACGATAGGACACAGGCCATGGTGGCGGCTGTGGAGAGCGGCTATTGTATGCACACCATCTTCACCTTCAACTCCAAGGCGCCCATCACCCCTGACCTGATGGAGGAAGCGCTCGTCCACCTCTACGG CAAGATCGAGTCACTCAGACTTTGCTTCCGGCAGCGGGACGGGCAGCTGTGGGTCGCCGACATGCCGCGACAAAAACTAGATTTTCAG GTGGTGAACAACGCGGACTTGGAGCACGAACACTCTGAACTCCATAAAGTAAAATTTGACCTCAACAATGGGCCGCTGTGGAATGCTCGGCTCATGCCATGTCCTCCAGATGCTCCCTGTCCTCTCCCTGAAGTGAAGGCAGCATATCCTCATCAGTGTCACCTCCTGATGCACGTCAGTCATGCTGCTAACGACGGAATAGTCTTACTACTGATGTCGGAGCTGCTGTCCCAAATCATCGACAGCCTCCTCGAGGGGTCACCCGTGGACACCAGGCCTGTCGGGGAGCTCCGTGACGGCGTGGAGgccagagaggaggaaaacaggattaGGGAAGAACTGGAAAGGGATCCTGAGAGGCTTATGGTGGCCATGAGAAAACATCTAGCGAGCAAACATCTTCCTCTGCTCATGGAAGCTTATGGTGTCCCGAACGAAGCAAACTCAACTACGACGTATTTGGAGCCGGTGCTCCTCGACAAGCAGACAATGGAGAAGATCACTGCCAAGGCTCGCGCCACTGGCACCACCCTCAACGCCTGCTTCACTGCTGCCTTGAACGTGTCCATGATGGAGGTGGCGCGCGAGGGGGGTTTGGAAAGAGACGTCTACAGTATTTCCACACGGATTCCCGTCGATTCCCGCCGATTCATGAAGAGCTGTATGAACCTTCCCCTTGGCTGCCATGCCATGCCCTTCACGCAGTGCACCTCAACCCCACGCGATGTGAAGAAAAACTTCTGGCAATATGTGCAGCACCTTGACACCGAACTCCGCGGGAAGATTAAAAGGAACTACATGTGTGAACAGAAGGTGCTGGAGGCGCTGCTCAGGCCGGAGGGATTTACGCACGAGGTTAAGTTTGGTGGTCTACATATCCCTGACTATGACTATCTTTTCTCAAACCTCTACTCTCCCACTATCACTCACCAGCGAGGCGTTGGCAAGAATGTTCAAATAACAGCGGCGGGTGTTTACAACAGCTTTCATACAGGGAACACTGGTATTGGACAAGGTGTATTCTCCTTTAGGGACCATGTCCGTTTTGTGTTCGCTTACTCCACAGGAGTCTTGAACAGGAGAGTAGGTGAAAGATTGCTCGAGAAAAACGTCTCTGTGCTCCATGATGTCTCCAATATGGTGGAGTAA